Proteins from one Sphingopyxis terrae subsp. terrae NBRC 15098 genomic window:
- a CDS encoding citrate synthase has product MTDQTAKITLGDKIVESPVLKGTVGPDVVDIRKFYGQTGAFTYDPGFTSTASCESKLTYIDGDEGVLLHRGYAIGDLAEHSTFMEVAYLLLNGELPSGDELAKFDTTITRHTMLHEQLATFYRGFRRDAHPMAIMCGVVGALSAFYHDSTEIHDPHQRMIASHRLIAKMPTIAAMAYKYSVGQPFIYPQNDLSYTHNFLRMTFGVPAEEYEVDPAVVRALDRIFILHADHEQNASTSTVRLAGSSGANPFACIAAGIACLWGPAHGGANEAALNMLREIGRPERIPEYIARAKDKDDPFRLMGFGHRVYKNYDPRATVMQKTVREVFTALKVNDPVFDVALQLEEMALNDDYFVEKKLFPNVDFYSGVILSAIGFPTTMFTALFALARTVGWVAQWNEMISDPAQKIGRPRQLYTGPTQRAYVPVDKR; this is encoded by the coding sequence ATGACCGACCAGACCGCGAAAATCACCCTGGGCGACAAGATTGTCGAGAGTCCGGTGCTGAAGGGCACCGTCGGCCCCGACGTCGTCGACATCCGCAAATTCTACGGCCAGACCGGCGCCTTCACTTATGATCCGGGCTTCACCTCGACCGCGAGCTGCGAGTCGAAGCTGACCTATATCGACGGCGACGAAGGCGTCCTGCTCCACCGCGGTTATGCGATCGGCGATCTTGCCGAACATTCGACCTTCATGGAGGTCGCCTATCTGCTCCTGAACGGCGAATTGCCGAGCGGCGACGAGCTGGCGAAGTTCGATACCACGATCACGCGCCACACTATGCTGCACGAACAGCTTGCGACCTTCTATCGCGGCTTCCGCCGTGACGCGCACCCGATGGCGATCATGTGCGGCGTGGTTGGCGCGCTGTCGGCCTTTTATCATGATTCGACCGAAATCCACGATCCGCACCAGCGCATGATCGCGAGCCACCGCCTGATCGCCAAGATGCCGACGATCGCGGCGATGGCGTATAAATATTCGGTGGGTCAGCCCTTCATCTATCCGCAGAACGACCTCAGCTACACGCATAATTTCCTGCGCATGACCTTCGGCGTTCCGGCCGAGGAATATGAGGTTGATCCGGCGGTTGTCCGCGCGCTCGACCGCATCTTCATCCTGCATGCCGACCATGAGCAGAATGCGTCGACCTCGACCGTTCGCCTTGCGGGTTCGTCGGGCGCCAATCCCTTCGCGTGCATCGCGGCGGGCATTGCCTGTCTTTGGGGTCCGGCGCATGGCGGAGCCAACGAAGCCGCGCTCAACATGCTGCGCGAAATCGGCCGTCCCGAACGCATCCCCGAATATATCGCGCGCGCGAAGGACAAGGATGATCCGTTCCGCCTGATGGGCTTCGGCCACCGCGTGTACAAGAATTACGACCCGCGTGCGACGGTGATGCAGAAGACCGTGCGCGAGGTGTTCACCGCGCTCAAGGTCAACGATCCGGTCTTCGACGTCGCGCTGCAGCTTGAGGAAATGGCGCTCAACGACGATTATTTCGTCGAAAAGAAGCTCTTCCCCAATGTCGACTTCTATTCGGGCGTCATCCTGTCGGCGATCGGCTTCCCGACCACGATGTTCACCGCGCTCTTCGCGCTCGCCCGTACCGTCGGCTGGGTCGCGCAGTGGAACGAGATGATTTCGGACCCCGCGCAGAAGATCGGCCGCCCGCGCCAGCTCTACACCGGCCCGACGCAGCGCGCCTACGTCCCGGTCGACAAGCGCTGA